One Mycolicibacterium pulveris genomic region harbors:
- a CDS encoding MlaE family ABC transporter permease produces the protein MTATTGMTGYVRDQVKPGLEAVGGFVRMCVLTGKALFKPPFQWREFILQSWFLMRVAFLPTLAVSIPLTVLLIFTLNILLAEFGAADVSGAGAAIGAVTQLGPLVTVLVVAGAGSTAICADLGARTIREEIDALEVLGIDPIHRLVVPRVVASTFVAILLNGAVITVGLVGGFIFGVYLQNVSAGAYVSTLTLITGLPEVVISIVKAATFGLIAGLVGCYRGLTVSGGAKGVGTAVNETLVLCVIALFAVNVVLTTIGVRFGTGS, from the coding sequence GTGACGGCGACGACCGGCATGACCGGCTACGTGCGTGACCAGGTCAAACCGGGTCTCGAAGCGGTCGGCGGCTTCGTGCGCATGTGCGTGCTCACCGGAAAAGCGCTGTTCAAGCCGCCGTTCCAGTGGCGCGAGTTCATCCTGCAGAGCTGGTTTCTGATGCGGGTGGCGTTCCTGCCGACGCTGGCCGTGTCGATCCCGCTGACCGTGCTGCTGATCTTCACGCTGAACATCCTGCTCGCGGAGTTCGGCGCCGCCGACGTCTCCGGTGCCGGCGCCGCCATCGGCGCCGTCACCCAGCTGGGTCCCCTGGTGACCGTGCTCGTCGTCGCCGGGGCCGGTTCGACGGCCATCTGCGCCGACCTCGGTGCCCGCACCATCCGCGAGGAGATCGACGCCCTGGAGGTGCTCGGTATCGACCCCATCCACCGGCTCGTGGTTCCGCGCGTGGTGGCCTCGACGTTCGTGGCGATCTTGCTCAACGGCGCGGTGATCACCGTCGGCCTGGTCGGTGGCTTCATCTTCGGGGTGTACCTGCAGAACGTCTCGGCGGGCGCGTACGTCTCGACGCTGACGTTGATCACCGGCCTGCCCGAGGTGGTCATCTCGATCGTCAAGGCGGCGACCTTCGGGCTGATCGCCGGCCTGGTCGGGTGCTACCGCGGTCTGACCGTTTCCGGCGGCGCCAAGGGTGTCGGCACCGCGGTCAACGAGACGCTGGTGCTCTGCGTCATCGCCCTGTTCGCGGTGAACGTGGTGCTCACCACGATCGGTGTCCGGTTCGGAACGGGGAGCTGA
- the fadD5 gene encoding fatty-acid--CoA ligase FadD5 → MLTDPTEQPYLARRQNWTNQLTRHALMQPDGVALRFLGQTTTWRELDERVANLAGALNRRGVEFGDRVLILMLNRTEFIEAFLAVNKLGAIAVPVNFRMTPPEIAYLVGDCQAKVIITEAVLAGVAAAVRDIDSTLTTVIVAGGATDQTTIGYDDLIEEAGEPAPTVDIPNDSPALIMYTSGTTGRPKGAVLTHTNLAGQALTFLFTNGADINNDVGFIGVPLFHIAGIGNMIPGLLLGRPTVLYPLGAFDPGALLDVLEAEKVTGIFLVPAQWQAVCAEQSARPRRLHLRVLSWGAAPASDTLLRTMSDTFPGTQILAAFGQTEMSPVTCMLLGDDAIRKLGSVGKVIPTVAARIVDDDMNDVPIGEVGEIVYRAPTLMAGYWNNPQATAEAFAGGWFHSGDLVRQDEEGYIWVVDRKKDMIISGGENIYCAEVENALAAHPAIAEVAVIGRHDEKWGEVPVAVVALGQDAGTEPDLRDLEDFLSERLARYKHPKAVEVVDALPRNPAGKVLKTELRERFAAGKPSSDARESATPPTVSGAAQED, encoded by the coding sequence CTGTTGACCGACCCCACCGAACAGCCCTATCTGGCCCGTCGGCAGAACTGGACCAACCAGCTGACCCGTCACGCGCTGATGCAACCCGACGGAGTGGCGCTGCGCTTCCTGGGGCAGACCACGACCTGGCGCGAACTCGACGAGCGCGTCGCCAACCTGGCGGGCGCGCTGAACCGGCGCGGGGTGGAGTTCGGCGACCGGGTGCTGATCCTGATGCTCAACCGCACCGAGTTCATCGAGGCGTTTCTGGCGGTCAACAAGCTCGGCGCGATCGCGGTCCCGGTGAACTTCCGCATGACCCCGCCGGAGATCGCATACCTGGTCGGCGACTGCCAGGCCAAGGTGATCATCACCGAGGCGGTGCTGGCGGGCGTGGCCGCCGCGGTTCGTGACATCGACTCGACCCTGACTACCGTGATCGTCGCCGGTGGCGCGACGGACCAGACCACGATCGGTTACGACGACCTGATCGAGGAAGCCGGGGAACCCGCCCCCACGGTGGACATCCCCAACGACTCCCCGGCGCTGATCATGTACACCTCGGGCACCACCGGCAGGCCGAAGGGCGCGGTGCTCACCCACACCAACCTCGCAGGCCAGGCGCTGACCTTTCTGTTCACCAACGGCGCCGACATCAACAACGACGTCGGCTTCATCGGGGTCCCGCTGTTCCACATCGCAGGCATCGGCAACATGATCCCCGGCCTGCTGCTCGGCCGGCCGACGGTGCTCTATCCGCTGGGCGCGTTCGATCCCGGTGCGCTGCTCGACGTGCTCGAGGCGGAGAAGGTCACCGGCATCTTCCTGGTGCCCGCGCAGTGGCAGGCGGTGTGCGCCGAGCAGAGCGCGCGCCCGCGCCGGCTGCACCTGCGGGTGCTGTCGTGGGGCGCGGCACCCGCCTCAGATACGTTGCTGCGCACCATGTCTGACACTTTCCCGGGGACACAGATCCTGGCTGCGTTCGGTCAGACGGAGATGTCGCCGGTGACGTGCATGTTGTTGGGCGACGACGCAATTCGCAAGCTGGGCTCGGTCGGCAAGGTCATCCCGACGGTCGCCGCGCGCATCGTCGACGACGACATGAACGACGTACCGATCGGTGAGGTGGGCGAGATCGTCTACCGCGCACCGACCCTGATGGCCGGCTACTGGAACAACCCGCAGGCCACCGCTGAGGCCTTCGCAGGCGGTTGGTTTCACTCCGGCGACCTGGTCCGCCAGGACGAGGAGGGCTACATCTGGGTCGTCGACCGCAAGAAGGACATGATCATCTCCGGCGGCGAGAACATCTACTGCGCCGAGGTCGAGAACGCCCTGGCAGCCCATCCGGCCATCGCCGAGGTGGCGGTGATCGGCCGCCACGACGAGAAGTGGGGTGAGGTGCCCGTCGCGGTCGTCGCGCTCGGCCAGGACGCCGGTACCGAACCTGACCTGCGCGATCTCGAGGACTTCCTGTCCGAGCGGCTCGCCAGGTACAAACATCCGAAGGCCGTCGAGGTGGTCGACGCGCTGCCGCGAAACCCCGCGGGCAAGGTCCTCAAGACCGAACTGCGGGAGCGCTTTGCCGCGGGCAAACCTTCTTCTGACGCCCGCGAAAGTGCCACTCCGCCAACAGTTTCTGGAGCAGCGCAAGAGGACTGA
- a CDS encoding GntR family transcriptional regulator, whose protein sequence is MNAPARPLPGPRRGMRREQLSDEVASRLRADIMTGILRPGTYIRLDETAAALGVSITPVREALRTLRGEGMVQLEPHRGHVVVPLTRTDVEDIFWLQGTIARELAATATERITDAEINELAELNEALAAAIERGDPEAIAAAEFAFHRAFNLSTGRIKLAWFLLHVARYLPGRIYAGDPHWGAAALTRHRELIAALRRRDAAAVIGLTGAEFTDGAQRLIARLDEAGLWR, encoded by the coding sequence GTGAACGCACCGGCCAGACCCCTCCCGGGACCACGTCGCGGGATGCGGCGTGAACAGCTCTCCGATGAGGTCGCCAGCCGGTTGCGCGCCGACATCATGACCGGGATCCTGCGGCCCGGCACCTACATTCGGCTCGACGAGACCGCCGCGGCGCTGGGGGTCAGCATCACCCCGGTGCGCGAAGCGCTGCGCACGCTGCGCGGCGAGGGCATGGTGCAACTCGAACCGCACCGCGGGCATGTCGTCGTCCCCCTGACCCGCACCGACGTCGAGGACATCTTCTGGCTGCAGGGCACGATCGCCAGGGAATTGGCGGCCACGGCCACCGAGCGGATCACCGACGCCGAGATCAACGAGCTCGCGGAGCTCAACGAGGCGCTGGCCGCGGCGATCGAGCGGGGTGACCCCGAAGCGATCGCGGCCGCCGAGTTCGCGTTTCACCGGGCGTTCAACCTGTCCACCGGCCGCATCAAGCTGGCCTGGTTCCTGCTGCACGTGGCGCGGTATCTGCCGGGCCGGATCTATGCCGGCGACCCGCACTGGGGGGCGGCGGCGTTGACCCGGCACCGCGAACTGATCGCCGCGTTGCGCAGGCGCGACGCGGCCGCGGTCATCGGGCTGACCGGTGCCGAGTTCACCGACGGGGCGCAGCGGCTGATCGCACGCCTCGACGAGGCCGGGTTGTGGCGCTGA
- a CDS encoding SRPBCC family protein, which translates to MPLVSKTVEVEAPAEAIMGIVADFESYPKWNAEIKGCWVLARYNDGRPSQLRLDVVVQGQSGTFITAVYYPGENQIYTVLQQGDHFSKQEQRFSVVPIGATSLLTVDLEVETKLAIPGTMVKKAIGDTLDYLAGNLKARAEQLAAK; encoded by the coding sequence ATGCCGCTCGTGAGCAAGACCGTTGAGGTCGAGGCGCCCGCCGAGGCGATCATGGGGATCGTCGCCGACTTCGAGTCTTATCCGAAGTGGAACGCCGAGATCAAGGGCTGCTGGGTGTTGGCGCGATACAACGACGGCCGACCCAGCCAGCTGCGGCTCGACGTGGTCGTGCAGGGCCAGTCGGGCACGTTCATCACCGCGGTGTACTACCCGGGCGAGAACCAGATCTACACGGTGCTGCAGCAGGGCGACCACTTCAGCAAGCAGGAGCAGAGGTTCTCGGTGGTGCCGATCGGGGCGACGTCGTTGTTGACCGTCGACCTCGAGGTCGAGACCAAGCTGGCGATCCCCGGCACGATGGTGAAGAAGGCGATCGGCGACACCCTCGACTACCTGGCCGGCAACCTCAAAGCCCGCGCCGAGCAGCTGGCCGCCAAGTAG
- a CDS encoding acyl-CoA dehydrogenase has product MNSNLLSRRDLDFLLFEWLRVDELTERARFAEHSRETLKGALELCEQLAARYFANHNKKSDADEPSFDGEKVTVIDEVKQAWDAFADADLLGMSMDNELGGAQLPFTVAEACFAWFAAANIATTGYLMLTIANANLLSRFGTAEQLDNFFKPMLAGRFSGTMALSEPQAGSSLADILTRAEPQDDGTYRLFGSKMWISGGDHEFTDNIVHLVLAKIPGGPPGTKGISLFIVPKFLVDADGSVGERNDVVLAGLNHKMGQRGITNTLLNFGEGKFTPGGKPGAVGYLVGEPHRGIVYMFTMMNEARLLVGMAAVALGYTGYLKSLQYARERPQGRPLTAGDPTAPQIAIVEHADVKRMLLAQKAYVEGGMALQLYCARLIDLTNSAESDEERDTSAMLLDLLTPVGKSWPSQWCVEANNLAIQVHGGYGYTREYDVEQHYRDNRLNPIHEGTHGIQSLDLLGRKVPARGGAALTALGEAVGRSVATATEHGGELAEQAAALDATWQRLAAVTAAMFGSGDVEAAMANSVIYLEAFGHIVVAWIWLEQLIAAHGRDGDFYDGKRAAGRYFFRYELPKTGPQLDLLESLDRTTLDMREGWF; this is encoded by the coding sequence ATGAACTCGAACCTGTTGTCCCGCCGCGACCTCGACTTCCTGTTGTTCGAATGGCTGCGCGTGGACGAACTCACCGAGCGTGCGCGGTTCGCCGAGCACTCCCGCGAGACGCTGAAGGGCGCGCTGGAGCTGTGCGAGCAGTTGGCCGCCAGGTACTTCGCGAACCACAACAAGAAGAGCGACGCCGACGAGCCCAGCTTCGACGGCGAGAAGGTCACCGTCATCGACGAGGTCAAGCAGGCCTGGGACGCGTTCGCCGACGCCGATCTGCTCGGGATGTCGATGGACAACGAGCTCGGCGGCGCGCAGCTGCCCTTCACCGTGGCCGAGGCGTGCTTCGCGTGGTTCGCCGCCGCCAACATCGCCACCACCGGCTACCTCATGCTCACCATCGCCAACGCCAACCTGCTGAGCCGGTTCGGCACCGCCGAGCAGCTCGACAACTTCTTCAAACCCATGCTGGCAGGCCGGTTCTCGGGCACGATGGCGCTCTCGGAGCCGCAGGCCGGGTCCTCGCTGGCCGACATTCTCACCCGGGCGGAACCGCAGGACGACGGCACCTACCGGCTGTTCGGATCCAAGATGTGGATCTCCGGCGGCGATCACGAATTCACCGACAACATCGTGCATCTGGTGCTGGCCAAGATTCCCGGCGGCCCGCCCGGCACCAAAGGGATCTCGCTGTTCATCGTGCCCAAGTTCCTCGTCGACGCCGACGGCTCCGTCGGCGAGCGCAACGACGTGGTGCTGGCCGGGCTCAACCACAAGATGGGCCAGCGGGGCATCACCAACACGCTGCTCAACTTCGGTGAGGGCAAGTTCACCCCCGGCGGAAAGCCCGGCGCGGTGGGCTATCTGGTGGGCGAACCGCACCGCGGCATCGTCTACATGTTCACGATGATGAACGAGGCACGCCTGCTCGTCGGGATGGCCGCCGTGGCCCTTGGCTACACCGGATATCTCAAGTCGCTGCAGTACGCGCGGGAGCGCCCGCAGGGCCGCCCCCTGACGGCCGGCGATCCGACCGCGCCGCAGATCGCCATCGTCGAGCATGCCGACGTCAAGCGAATGCTGTTGGCGCAGAAGGCCTATGTGGAAGGCGGGATGGCGCTGCAGCTGTACTGCGCCAGGCTCATCGACCTGACGAACAGCGCCGAGTCCGACGAGGAGCGTGACACCAGCGCGATGTTGCTCGACCTGCTGACCCCGGTCGGCAAGAGCTGGCCCTCGCAGTGGTGCGTGGAGGCCAACAACCTGGCGATCCAGGTGCACGGCGGCTACGGCTACACCCGCGAGTACGACGTCGAGCAGCACTACCGGGACAACCGGCTCAACCCCATCCACGAGGGCACCCATGGCATCCAGAGCCTGGATCTGTTGGGCCGCAAGGTCCCTGCCCGCGGCGGCGCCGCGCTGACGGCGCTGGGCGAGGCTGTGGGCCGGTCGGTGGCCACCGCAACCGAGCACGGCGGCGAGCTCGCCGAGCAGGCGGCCGCGCTGGACGCCACCTGGCAACGGCTCGCCGCGGTCACCGCCGCGATGTTCGGCTCCGGCGACGTCGAAGCGGCGATGGCCAACAGCGTGATCTACCTCGAGGCGTTCGGTCACATCGTCGTGGCGTGGATCTGGCTGGAGCAGCTGATCGCCGCGCACGGCCGCGACGGCGACTTCTACGACGGCAAGCGCGCCGCGGGCCGCTACTTCTTCCGCTACGAGCTGCCGAAGACCGGGCCGCAACTCGACCTGCTGGAGAGCCTGGACCGCACCACCCTCGACATGCGGGAGGGCTGGTTCTAG
- a CDS encoding TetR/AcrR family transcriptional regulator, giving the protein MSITSADSGNGKSRREELLAVATKLFAARGYHGTRMDDIADAVGLNKATVYHYYASKSLILYDIYKGAADFTVDAVHDDPTASARETIYHFTHRLLVGIAGNIERAAVYFQEGPYITEWFTEDQVAYIRQAEAQVYEHIRDVIDRGIASGEFYDCDSHVLALGYIGMTLGAYRWLRPQGRRTAQEIAVEFSTALLRGLIRDETVRVESPLGIELPSTENAGQV; this is encoded by the coding sequence ATGTCCATTACGTCCGCCGATAGCGGCAACGGGAAGTCCCGCCGCGAAGAACTGCTGGCCGTCGCCACCAAGCTGTTCGCCGCCCGCGGTTACCACGGCACCCGGATGGACGACATCGCCGACGCGGTCGGGCTCAACAAGGCGACGGTGTATCACTACTACGCCAGCAAGTCACTGATCCTCTACGACATCTACAAGGGCGCCGCCGACTTCACCGTCGACGCCGTGCACGACGACCCGACGGCATCGGCGCGCGAGACGATCTATCACTTCACCCACCGGCTGCTGGTCGGCATCGCCGGCAACATCGAACGCGCCGCGGTGTACTTCCAGGAGGGGCCCTACATCACCGAGTGGTTCACCGAGGACCAGGTGGCCTACATCCGGCAGGCCGAGGCGCAGGTGTATGAACACATCCGCGACGTGATCGACCGCGGCATCGCAAGCGGCGAGTTCTACGACTGCGACTCGCATGTGCTGGCACTCGGCTACATCGGGATGACGCTCGGGGCGTACCGCTGGCTGCGGCCGCAGGGCCGACGCACCGCCCAGGAGATCGCCGTCGAATTCAGCACGGCGCTGCTGCGCGGCCTGATCCGCGACGAGACCGTGCGCGTGGAGTCCCCCTTGGGGATCGAGTTACCGAGCACCGAGAACGCCGGGCAGGTCTGA